From Thalassotalea psychrophila:
CAAATTCACTTGCGAAATCTGCATTAGAAAAACGAGTACAAGATAAGTACCAACGCTTAAATCAACAGCTCTCAAATAAGTATTACGCTAAGCTAAAAGCCGACGGCAAAGCAATTGCTGCTGAATTTCGCAAAGGCGTTAGTGTAAAGGTTACCGACACCTTTGTATTACCAGGTGAATGCGCCGAGGGCCTAGATAAAAAATATCAAAAACGTTATTTAAAAGATGGTCAAATGGTTGCTGAATTGAAGGGCAGTCATTATGCAACATTTGTTAAAAGGTTACCTGAAGAAGCATGTCGCAAACTTGCATACAGTCAGTATCAAGGTCGACATGAAAAAACTAATAAAGACAATTTGTTAGCGTTATTATCCGCACGTAATAATAGTGCTAAGAGCTTAGGTTACAGCAATTTTGCCGAGTTATCTTTTCAAGATACCATGATAGATAATATTTCTGATGTTGATGCGTTTTTATCAAATATTGCTAAAGCTCAACCTGCAACCTATGCACCTTGGGATTACCGCTATATCCCTTATGCAAAAACAACTGATAAAAAAAGTTCTCCTACATTAACTCCTGTTGAGGCTCATCAAGGATTATTTACATTATTAGAATCTGAATTTGGCTTAACCGTAGTTAAATTAGATGAAGCAGCATGGCACAGCAGTGTTGCTGTTTATATGTTAAAAGAAGGCAGTGAGAACATTGGTAAGTTTTATTTAGACTTGTATCCTCGTGCTAATAAATATACAAAGAATCGTCATCGAGCAATTAAACGTGGGGTTACAGGTGTACAAGCACCTAGTAGCGCACTTATCTTGAACTTACCAAAGAAAGAGTGGAAACAAACTCATGTTAAGTCATTTTTCCATGAGTTTGGCCATCTAATTCATAACTTAGTAGCGACGCAAAAATACCATATTGTTGCCGGAATAAGCATTGAAAGTGACTTAGGTGAAATGCCAGCAAAATGGTTTGAGTGGTTAAGCTTCGATCCTAAAATGCAACAACGCATGTTTGGCAAGGTTGTGCTTGCTGGTGAAGCGCCTGATTCTGGTACTACCTTTAA
This genomic window contains:
- a CDS encoding M3 family metallopeptidase — its product is MQKLILTISLLFSILTTVSFASSVKPSAAFGADIQQRCVQMTTSLTMPKGFTEQADFYGNIQQLESVLIPANNLLFESYLYANVSPDKSIITTAEQCQLTTSANIDNFIGSAQVSALLKKTNSLAKSALEKRVQDKYQRLNQQLSNKYYAKLKADGKAIAAEFRKGVSVKVTDTFVLPGECAEGLDKKYQKRYLKDGQMVAELKGSHYATFVKRLPEEACRKLAYSQYQGRHEKTNKDNLLALLSARNNSAKSLGYSNFAELSFQDTMIDNISDVDAFLSNIAKAQPATYAPWDYRYIPYAKTTDKKSSPTLTPVEAHQGLFTLLESEFGLTVVKLDEAAWHSSVAVYMLKEGSENIGKFYLDLYPRANKYTKNRHRAIKRGVTGVQAPSSALILNLPKKEWKQTHVKSFFHEFGHLIHNLVATQKYHIVAGISIESDLGEMPAKWFEWLSFDPKMQQRMFGKVVLAGEAPDSGTTFNLRLYRAGMALAYFSQDVTSKNIEQINAELALKYLGHPYAKGSSSQYSFSHLGTYGPRYYSYIWSEVVARRLLEDYFAGRFSGRDYLTSLFEQGGSIAMTEMFAKLYKKPLTLQDIIKWVSYEKTL